The Cygnus olor isolate bCygOlo1 chromosome 2, bCygOlo1.pri.v2, whole genome shotgun sequence genome contains the following window.
TGCTACAACAGTGCATTTCAGTTAGCATTAATTAACTACAAGCCAACAAACAACATGCTTAAATAACCATCCTTTTAAAACACACTTGCTGGAAGATGACTCTCTGCTTTTGTTCACAGGAGGAAACTGAGTGtccttcatctctctctgtTATCAAAGAGAGGACAGCAGGTGAAACTCTAGAGGATGATTTTATCCCACCCGATGACCTCTCTTCTGATGAAGAATACTATATTGAAGAAGGCAAAGCAGCCCAGTTCAAGAAATCGGGCATGAGGCGCATAGATGATAtcaaaaaggcattttcaagggaaaataTCCAAAAGACGAGGCAAAACTTTGGCAAGAAGGTAAACAGGCTTCGAACTAGAATAGTGACCcctgagagaagagagaggatcAGGCAGTCAGGAGAGAGACTGAAACAATCTGGGATAAGGTTCAAGAAAACCATTTCACAAGCTGCCCCCACGAAGGAGACGTTCAAGATccacaaaaaaagtaaagagcGAACAGTAGCCGAAGGTCAGGAGGGAAGCCAGGAAGCCGGCGTGCACATAGCCTCTGAGCTcgcagcagcagagcccttcACTGAAGAAATCTCCTACACAGAAGTGATCACTAAGGTAAAGAAAGACAAGAGCAGCGCAACAAAAGGTGCTTCCCAGCCAGCTGAAAAGGGAGCGATGATCCCCGAAGCCGTTCTtaagcaggaaggaaaagaaggaggaggaggaggtgatgaTGTACCCTTGCTGGACCTAAAGCAATCAGCATAAGGAATTAATTACCAAACACCCCATGCCATCCTTACTGAATAAGAGAGAATGCAGACTGTACGCACTCCGTTTTTTAGGAAAATGTGTGAGTTTTTGTTCTATCATGAAACATGCATTGGTGGTGTTCTGTCATCTACACTGGTGTCAGTGGTGTCGTCTTCCCGGCAGAAGAGGAGCCACGCAACCAAAAGAAGGGGCTCCCCCTCTGTCTTGGCATGTGCAGCATTAACCCAAAAGGAACTGAGCCTCACATGTCCACAGAAGATGGAAAGCTGCTCTACTTTCAAGATTGATTTAGTGTTCTTTTAATAGCCTAATTACTCTCTTCAGTTTTATGTACTACAGTATAAAAATGTTGTCCTTCATCCTATACCAACTCCTCTACTCAGAAACCAATAGCAAAGCTATTACTTCATATTAGCAGAAGGAAGAACTATGAAAAACGTCCATTCAGCTGTACAAATCTTTGAAGGGCCCTCACTGAAACTGCAGAAGGAGGAAATTCCTGCTTTATCCCAGGTGTGACAAAATGTGGCAGGAATTATAGTTTTTAGTAAACTGCATTTCTTCTCAGTGGAAAAGAGAAGCTCGTGAAATGTCTAAAGGTTATTTCCAGAGttctggaggaggaaggattGATGTATTTAGGCCAGGCATTTTCTGTACTTATGGAGTAAGgataaaaaagcagaagacacaTTAAATACGGAAtagcaggaggaaaggagaatgaGATATCATAATCATGTTATGGAAAGATACGATTGTGAGAAAGGCAAAGGTATAAAGTAGTAGAAGATGAACAAAATTAATGTATGGGTTCTGgataaatagagaaaaaaactaGAATGTGGCAACAGAACTTTGTATTTGCTTACTCGAGATCATTTTAAGAATTAATTGTTACTCTATCCAGAGGATAATAGAGTTCATGAATGTAGCTGACAGGACGagagaattgttttgttttccattactCTGTGGTTTCTCTGAGCTTCACTTCAATTAAAATCTATTCTATAAAGCCACTGAAGTTAAGGGCCAATCCATAACCCAGCTCTTTGTTTTCTATCACCACCATTATCGACCAGCCACAGCCTCAGGGATTATGAGACAGACACCCTTCGGAGTAGGGAATGCTGTTTATTTGCAACACTCGCTGCCCTGAAACCAGATATGTTTGTAAACATGACCACTATGCTGATGTGAGGAGCGGGACTGTGGTGCTCTCTTCGTTCTTACATGGCATTGCTTTCAAGGCACTTACCTAAAGCAACATTAGGCATTACTATCTGTGTGAAACTTGTACAATATTGCCCAAAGCTGTATTGTTGTATTTAATATCTCAGGTTCATTTTAAGAATAGAGCATAACATGATTATCTATATACGTTGTTTGAGGACTCCCAGCTGTTAAtctataatttaaatataattagtTTGATTTCAACTATTCTGCCTGTCAGTTCTTTCATTTAGTCTGGTGTACATCACGTTTGAAGTAAAAGAGCTTCAGCAATAATAACCAAGGAACATGGGCTGGGAAAGGTCAACGTTATACTATGTCAATgacatttcaaagcaaattaagGCTGTCAGACTGGAAGGAGCGACTCCACGGAACAGAAGAGCGGGATGGGGCAAGAGAGGGAGACAGGCAGAGAAAGGTATTTCTGTCAACAGTAAATTCTACATCACTGCTGCAATGTAAGcatgtagaaaaagaaaaagaaaagttttaattcGGGGAGAGATTGaaggttttgcttgttttgtggttttttttgttgttgttttgttttgttttttgtttgtttgttttataaactaGTTACAGAAAGTGTTTTCTGGAACCTGGTGGCTGTGTTCCTCTTCCTGTTCCATACAAAACTGGAGCTACCTTCCGTGGAACGCTGTGGGATTTGCCTGGTTCCTCCCTAGCACAGGCTGTTTTCCGTTTGGTGAGATTCAAGGTTTTCCTAAACTGACAAACAGCCGTTAGTTACTGAAGTGAAAAGATCAAAGTTCAAAGCAGCTATCTCGTTGCTTTTTTGTAACTGCAGGGTGCTAACTGCTAGGACATAATTGCCTATAGATTTTCTTTAtacagcttttaattttctcattttacttgacaaagaaaggaagtgaaGTAGTTTCCATGGAGCTTATCATGTAGCACCACATATATATGCTCtatcaaatacttatttttaatgattactTCTAATTTCAATTTTTTGGAGGATGATTTGTTTTCATAGCAAGTAGCGAGTACTTCAGGTGTGAGAAGTAATTCAATTGTATGCTCTTCCTTTGAAGTTATTATCAATGTTGCTGGCTTGAATTTTATACATACCAAGAGGTTAAATATTCTCTATAACCCCTCATTCAGGTAGGAAATAGGGAGAACATTACGGATTACAACCTCAATTTCTATACCACAGCACAGCCTTTTTCCATTTGAAGTCTCTCGTATCTTCTTCATAATGCCCAAGAGCAAAGATCTCAAAGTCCCCGTCCTTCACCTTTTTCATAAGCAAACTCCTCAGTGAAATCAGTTGATGTACAGCTATGCCACAGGGCAGCCTGGAGTATATATTTTGAACAGGTGGTTTCACTTGGTAAGATAATCTTGCCGGCACTCTGTGTGAACCAagtcctgctcccagctcaATGGGATAAAGGGGCCCTTGCCCTCCCTGTCGGTTCTGTTTTCCAAGAACAAATCTGGCACTTTCTGCGTAGTTGTGGGTGGGAGTGTGAATATCAAACTGCCTCACAGAAAGAGCCCCGCAGTTGCTAACAGCAGAGTGAAACTGGTTATGGGGAAAGGTGAATGACTTTCTTAGATGGAAGctaaaaagaacataaaattgCAAGTGcttacaaggagaaaaaaaaaaaaaaaaagattaacaaaGCACTCGCTGCAAGTCCTTATTTCATAACATCCAACagcaatttcttttgctttgaatttgtgCTAGTGAAAAAAGCCAAACACGTTTTCTGTCAATAGCTGTCTGTCTATTAAAAGAGAAGTATCAATCACTCTTCAATTATAGGGTAGACCGTAACAGTGACAATAGACAAAAACAACTACAACCATTTCAGGTGAATCTACTCCCAGAAGTGTCTtatactttttgtttctttttttttatttttatttttttttacctaaatTGAGgcaaaagacagaataaaaagcagttaAGAGTTGTGGTTGCAGGACTCAGGCAATAACACCAATGGAGCGACTATGAATAGCGCCAAGCTGGTGTTCAGACGTGCTTACTCTGAGAAgaatctgaaaactgttttctcaccCAGAACTGGGTGTGTGCACATCTTCCTTCTAATGGGATACAGGTTTAAAAATGAGTTAGTATATGCAAAGGCCATTACTTGTGCAAGGATAAACTAGCTTGTTTGTACATCTTTTATGACCATTTGCGTACACAAGTGACTACTCAAGGAAATTGTAGTATCCATTTGTAAAACCACATTGCAAATTTACAAATGTGAAATCAAAGGACATGTATATTTACATGTATGCAGATAAACATAAAGTTTTACCACACGTTTAATTCACTTGTCATTACAACTTTAATAACACTATAGATGATAAGTTTTTAACTACAaagttgaattttaaaagaatcatATTATATTATGAAGAAGTCTTATACTAGGAAGAAAAGATAGCATCTACAAAAGAACCACCACAAATGTTAGAGTAGCTATCGCTGTCATAAGCACTTTTTTCCTAGTGTTTCCAGTATAAGCAAGTTAGTTAAATGTATTCTCACCTGCTTTATAACAGTTGCTAAATTTTAAACCcatacctgttttctttctggtatTCCCATgttattcagtatttttgctGCAAACAGAGTAAGCTGATTTATGTATGATTAAGACAACCTCTATACATCACTTACTAATTCCTGCACTCCCTAAGAACGAagacatcactgaaaataacaatGGAAGTCCTACTGGCTGCAGATAAGGTTGGTCCTTATTTTGAATTGCAAAGCAGTGCCACTCCCCGCAAAGTCCAATGATCAGGATTCTGCACTGTTTTCAGgtacaaagagaaaatatacgTCAGATCTGTCCTCCGAGGCTTTTTGTAGACAGGACAGGAGTACACACTTCCTTGTTGCTTCTTTGGGTCATGTAGTGCCGTCGTGCTAACTGCATACACGTGGACTACAGGAAGACTTGTGAACAGCACCTGAGAATATTGAATAGACACAGGGCTCAGCATTAGAGAAGCAGGATGGGATGTCCAAGCTCCAAACATGCTGGAATTAGACTCAGTGATGGCCTCCAGCAAAAACACCAGCACCTCAGCAGAAGTACACAAcagaacacaagtcctgtgcTCATCACTACACCGACCCCAACCTATCCTTAGCCATTGTCGATTCAGAGATGGCAGGCATCAGGAagcctggaaagaaaagaaaggaggagaaaccTGTAAAGCTGCACACCATGGCAAAGGATGGAAAAATGGCACTGTGGTTCTAGGAGGAAGCAAGACCATTGTCCAtcctttttccccatcctttGCCTCTTCAGCTGGTGTTCTCCCTTCTTTCCCCGCTTCCTGTTCCTTGAATGTCAGGTCTGGACCTACAAAGGCCAAACTGCACTTATCAAGCGTCCCTGTTACGTCTGCACTTGCTGGCAGTGGAGCTTCAAAGGACCAATGTGCCTTTTGGGTGTTTATCCAAACAAGATCTCTTCAGGTCTTCC
Protein-coding sequences here:
- the CAVIN4 gene encoding caveolae-associated protein 4, translating into MDHREITLEADKIHQNRLSSVTEDEEEQDAAYTIVTVLDKVANIVDSVQASQKRIEERHREMENAIKTIQIDILKLAQAHGNTGYTVNKLLEKTRKVSSTMKEVRARVERQSTNVRKVEAKQEEMLKKNKFRVVIYQEETECPSSLSVIKERTAGETLEDDFIPPDDLSSDEEYYIEEGKAAQFKKSGMRRIDDIKKAFSRENIQKTRQNFGKKVNRLRTRIVTPERRERIRQSGERLKQSGIRFKKTISQAAPTKETFKIHKKSKERTVAEGQEGSQEAGVHIASELAAAEPFTEEISYTEVITKVKKDKSSATKGASQPAEKGAMIPEAVLKQEGKEGGGGGDDVPLLDLKQSA